A single region of the Lagopus muta isolate bLagMut1 chromosome 24, bLagMut1 primary, whole genome shotgun sequence genome encodes:
- the BLTP3A gene encoding UHRF1-binding protein 1 isoform X1 translates to MAAIIKKQILKHLSRFTKNLSPDKINLSTLKGQGQLTNLELDEEVLQNVLELPTWLAITRVYCNKASIRIQWTKLKTHPICLYLDKVEVEMRTCEEPRPPNGQSPIALAAGQSEYGFAEKVVEGMFIVVNSITIKIHSKAFHASFELWQLQGYSVNPNWQQSDLRLTRITDPQRGEVLTFKELTWQTLRIEADATDNGDQDPVTTPLRLITNQGRIQISLKRRTKDCNVMASKLMFLLDDLLWVLTDSQLKAMMKYAESLSEAMEKSAQQRKSLAPDSVQITPPAPSTQQSWSQPFGVSPNATSIGQYFEKHDMKESSYHLLISRLDLHICDDSHTRESGTLKHGMLGGAMQLTFRRMAFDYYPFHRAGDACKHWVRYSEAMETRGQWAKRLVSEFQSKVEKHYEEMDAAFAKTTLSPFKKKADTSLSPHKSPLEKGRGAPCTLPQLRHPPWHRLRSSCVLLRVDDLDVHQVSTAGQHSKKPSTLLSCSRKFLNLPDQVSAIHIEFTEYYFPDNQDFPVPCPNLYVQLNGLTLTLDTASMLWINLFCLDLYRSLEQFKAIYKLEDSGKCDEHVDVRLDGFQLKLSIPVEKKVAAHQDRPQALCIHTSEMTATNTRHAPFCSCQDLQSLFRKFAGSEFFHSSYTQFPRSQDNFNLLHTLFLRHAYEVDAGPQKHSGFPQPLRKTSASEDLWSVNFTELCLDFEGAESSKGRALSFIEPFPLSVWACLPKRWGQAQISKRQPSSASDLKIKSSASFSNHSKNENLPREHGVCQRSRTDQDLKSIYKVPETMDALGESECEFNDGVDDKELEASADIHVLLSSSVHVKVRLNHYQYLVLLRMKEVLQTLQEQLTQDTQEVTGCPLDPMSASVGVMFHSAEVALLMNPTPGSCLEPKSLDSDTTSLIESELSPSDSKEGLAAEEKELAAEEKEQKSETGSEKGMCNSTGVPEDNEAENTGARATNVPLERLPKSASDGALSTAPPSKSVEEKGLIEEAVEALVAEGAEEPGSHPQSPAPLPVSPTSTSAGPPGGGNPSLNGQAELLPLKNLEVELSSALHITKDATKEALHVTMDLTKEAMSITKDALSLSREKMTSTVQKMLSLPPAKDSVPKAEEGAVTPGGGSSRMRFFSMKRTASQHSFDTTSVDGSGPEDGLSVDSDGSDGFVMLTDSEPSLDPLPSGHLLQLHSNAGSRANLVAEDESGASPEINSSASQSEEPSLQLVSVLLLKMNEVNCAIEARGDDLSVALQVMNVVPEQLNNVGMWQYLRGCVGDAEVEQPSAPEAAQTQPQVCLRLAAGPHAAVHSPLAVQNGFLQMLLRSYAAEFFMSFLTNLGPFLEDEIIPEVIPMEIEVVDAKITLKDDSPQIYPTSPGPVPVTLAIDHVLVKRGDDGVFYLTAPQGEDSPKLDKPVSVLQGHKAPARCVLAAPAGGMHGLQLKEVPELQRELQNMKIALAEANMDKARLLQEIRKYNPLFEL, encoded by the exons ATGGCCGCCATCATCAAGAAGCAGATCCTGAAGCACCTGTCCCG GTTCACCAAGAATCTCTCTCCAGACAAAATCAACCTGAGCACCCTGAAGGGGCAGGGGCAGCTGACCAACCTGGAGCTGGATGAGGAGGTGCTGCAGAATGTGCTGGAGCTGCCCACCTGGCTCGCCATCACCCGGGTCTACTGCAACAAGGCATCCATCAGG ATCCAGTGGACAAAACTGAAGACGCACCCAATCTGTTTG TACCTGGACAAAGTGGAGGTAGAGATGCGGACATGCGAAGAGCCCAGGCCACCCAATGGACAGTCTCCCATTGCTCTTGCAGCCGGCCAGAG CGAATACGGCTTTGCTGAAAAGGTCGTGGAGGGGATGTTTATTGTTGTCAATTCCATCACTATCAAGATTCACTCCAAGGCctttcatgcttcttttgagCTGTGGCAGCTTCAAGGCTACAGCGTCAACCCCAACTGGCAGCAGAGCGACCTGCGGCTCACCCGCATCACCGATCCACAGAGAGGGGAG GTTTTGACATTCAAAGAACTCACCTGGCAGACGCTCCGCATTGAAGCAGATGCAACCGACAACGGTGATCAGGACCCTGTTACTACTCCTCTGAGACTCATTACGAACCAGGGGAGGATACAGATCTCTCTCAAGAGACGG aCCAAAGATTGCAATGTGATGGCATCAAAGCTGATGTTTCTCCTTGACGACCTTCTCTGGGTGCTGACAGACTCTCAGCTGAAAGCAATGATGAAATATGCAGAGTCTCTGAGTGAAGCCATGGAGAAGTCTGCTCAGCAGAGGAAGAGCTTGGCACCAGACTCTGTGCAG ATCACACCACCAGCTCCCAGTACCCAGCAGTCCTGGTCTCAACCATTTGGAGTCAGCCCGAACGCAACCAGCATTGGTCAGTACTTTGAGAAACACGACATGAAGGAGTCGTCCTACCACCTCCTCATCTCACGCCTGGATCTGCACATTTGTGACGACAGCCACACTCGAGAGTCAG GCACTTTGAAGCATGGGATGCTGGGAGGTGCCATGCAGCTGACCTTCAGGAGGATGGCTTTTGACTATTATCCCTTCCATAGGGCTG GAGATGCCTGCAAGCACTGGGTGAGGTACAGTGAGGCAATGGAGACGCGGGGACAATGGGCAAAAAGGTTGGTCAGTGAATTTCAGAGCAAGGTGGAGAAGCATTACGAAGAAATGGATGCTGCCTTTGCCAAGACTACACTTTCTCccttcaaaaagaaagcag ATACGTCCTTGAGTCCTCACAAGAGCCCCCTGGAGAAGGGCCGTGGAGCTCCCTGCACTCTGCCCCAACTCCGGCACCCTCCCTGGCACCGCCTGCgctccagctgtgtgctgctgcgTGTGGACGACTTGGACGTTCACCAG GTTTCCACAGCTGGCCAGCACAGTAAGAAACCTTCCACCCTGCTTTCGTGTAGCAGAAAATTCCTCAACCTGCCTGATCAGGTCTCTGCAATCCACATTGAATTCACAGAGTATTACTTCCCAGACAATCAGGACTTTCCAG TTCCTTGCCCAAACCTGTATGTACAGCTGAATGGTCTGACGCTGACCCTGGACACAGCAAGCATGCTCTGGATAAACCTCTTCTGTCTGGATCTTTATCGCAGCCTGGAGCAGTTCAAAGCGATCTACAAGCTGGAGGACTCAGGCAAATGTGATGAGCATGTTGACGTTCGACTGGATGGCTTCCAGCTGAAG CTCAGCATCCCTGTGGAGAAGAAAGTCGCTGCCCATCAGGATCGCCCGCAGGCGCTGTGCATCCACACGTCGGAGATGACGGCCACCAACACCCGCCATGctcccttctgcagctgccaggacCTCCAGAGCCTCTTCCGTAAATTTGCTGGTTCCGAATTCTTCCACTCCAGCTACACCCAGTTCCCACGATCCCAGGACAATTTTAACCTCCTCCATACCCTTTTCTTGCGCCATGCCTACGAGGTGGATGCTGGACCTCAGAAGCATTCAGGTTTTCCTCAGCCACTGCGCAAAACCTCTGCCTCTGAAGATCTGTGGTCTGTGAATTTCACTGAGCTCTGCCTGGACTTCGAGGGTGCTGAGAGCTCAAAGGGCAGAGCCCTTAGCTTTATTGAGCCGTTTCCCCTTTCCGTTTGGGCCTGTCTTCCCAAGAGATGGGGGCAAGCTCAGATATCTAAACGACAGccatcatctgcctctgatTTGAAAATCAAGTCTTCTGCCAGCTTTAGCAATCACTCCAAGAACGAGAACCTTCCCAGAGAGCATGGAGTTTGTCAAAGATCAAGAACTGACCAGGATCTGAAGAGCATCTACAAGGTCCCAGAGACGATGGATGCCTTGGGAGAATCTGAGTGTGAATTTAATGATGGAGTAGATGACAAAGAGCTGGAAGCCTCTGCTGATATCCACGTGCTTTTGTCCTCCTCTGTTCATGTCAAAGTTCGTCTCAACCACTACCAGTACCTGGTGCTGCTCAGGATGAAAGAAGTTCTGCAAACACTACAGGAGCAGCTGACCCAAGATACCCAGGAGGTGACTGGGTGTCCTTTAGATCCCATGTCTGCTTCGGTAGGAGTTATGTTCCACAGTGCTGAAGTGGCCCTGCTCATGAACCCGACACCAGGCTCCTGCTTGGAGCCCAAATCCCTCGACTCAGATACAACAAGCCTGATAGAGTCGGAGCTCTCACCTTCAGACAGCAAGGAGGGATTGGCAGCTGAAGAGAAGGAGCTGGCAGCTgaggagaaggagcagaaatCCGAGACCGGTTCAGAAAAGGGGATGTGCAATAGCACAGGGGTCCCAGAGGACAATGAGGCTGAAAATACAGGCGCCAGAGCAACCAATGTGCCACTGGAGAGGCTTCCAAAATCTGCAAGcgatggagctctgagcacagccccaCCAAGTAAGAGTGTGGAGGAGAAAGGTCTGATAGAGGAAGCTGTGGAAGCCCTGGttgcagaaggagcagaagagCCTGGCAGCCATCCTCAGAGCCCTGCTCCCCTCCCTGTTAGCCCAACCTCAACCAGTGCCGGCCCCCCGGGAGGAGGAAATCCCTCTCTCAATGGCCAGGCAGAGCTTCTCCCTTTGAAGAACCTGGAGGTGGAGCTGTCTAGTGCACTGCACATCACAAAGGATGCCACCAAGGAAGCTCTGCATGTTACCATGGACCTCACCAAAGAAGCTATGTCTATAACAAAAGATGCTCTGAGCTTGAGCCGGGAGAAGATGACCTCTACTGTGCAGAAAATGCTCTCTCTCCCCCCAGCCAA GGATTCTGTGCCCAAAGCAGAAGAGGGGGCCGTGACTCCAGGGGGTGGCAGCAGCCGGATGCGTTTCTTCTCCATGAAGAGGACAGCATCCCAACATTCCTTTGACACCACGTCTGTGGATGGGAGTGGTCCTGAGGATGGGCTGTCAGTGGACAGCGATGGCAGCGATGGCTTTGTAATGCTCACAGACTCTG AGCCCAGCCTGGACCCTCTTCCTTCAGGGCAtcttctccagctgcacagcaatgcaggcagcagagcaaacCTGGTGGCAGAGGACGAGAGCGGAGCTTCTCCTGAAATAAACAGCTCAGCTTCCCAGAGCGAGgagcccagcctgcagctg GTGTCTGTCCTTCTACTGAAGATGAACGAAGTGAACTGTGCCATAGAGGCACGAGGTGATGATTTGTCTGTTGCTTTACAAGTCATGAACGTGGTTCCAGAGCAGCTGAACAATGTTGGGATGTGGCAATACCTGCGTGGCTGTGTGG GAGATGCAGAGGTGGAGCAGCCTTCAGCCCCTGAAGCTGCTCAGACCCAGCCACAAGTGTGCTTGCGCCTCGCAGCAGGGCCTCACGCTGCTGTGCATTCCCCGCTCGCTGTTCAGAACGGCTTCCTTCAGATGCTGCTCCGCAGTTACGCAGCAGAGTTCTTCATGTCCTTCCTTACCAACCTCGGCCCCTTCCTTGAGGATGAAATCATCCCGGAGGTGATCCCCATGGAGATTGAAGTCGTGGATGCCAAAATCACGTTGAAG GATGACAGCCCCCAGATATACCCCACCTCCCCTGGCCCTGTTCCTGTCACCTTGGCAATAGATCACGTCCTCGTGAAGCGCGGAGATGATGGAGTTTTCTACCTAACAG ctccaCAAGGGGAGGACTCACCGAAACTGGACAAACCTGTGTCAGTTCTTCAGGGCCACAAGGCCCCAGCACGGTGTGTGTtggcagcaccagcaggagGGATGCATGGACTGCAG TTAAAGGAAGTGCCAGAGTTGCAAAGAGAGCTTCAGAACATGAAAATAGCCCTTGCAGAAGCCAACATGGACAAGGCTCGCCTTCTGCAGGAAATTAGGAAATACAATCCCCTCTTTGAGCTCTGA
- the BLTP3A gene encoding UHRF1-binding protein 1 isoform X2, with the protein MFIVVNSITIKIHSKAFHASFELWQLQGYSVNPNWQQSDLRLTRITDPQRGEVLTFKELTWQTLRIEADATDNGDQDPVTTPLRLITNQGRIQISLKRRTKDCNVMASKLMFLLDDLLWVLTDSQLKAMMKYAESLSEAMEKSAQQRKSLAPDSVQITPPAPSTQQSWSQPFGVSPNATSIGQYFEKHDMKESSYHLLISRLDLHICDDSHTRESGTLKHGMLGGAMQLTFRRMAFDYYPFHRAGDACKHWVRYSEAMETRGQWAKRLVSEFQSKVEKHYEEMDAAFAKTTLSPFKKKADTSLSPHKSPLEKGRGAPCTLPQLRHPPWHRLRSSCVLLRVDDLDVHQVSTAGQHSKKPSTLLSCSRKFLNLPDQVSAIHIEFTEYYFPDNQDFPVPCPNLYVQLNGLTLTLDTASMLWINLFCLDLYRSLEQFKAIYKLEDSGKCDEHVDVRLDGFQLKLSIPVEKKVAAHQDRPQALCIHTSEMTATNTRHAPFCSCQDLQSLFRKFAGSEFFHSSYTQFPRSQDNFNLLHTLFLRHAYEVDAGPQKHSGFPQPLRKTSASEDLWSVNFTELCLDFEGAESSKGRALSFIEPFPLSVWACLPKRWGQAQISKRQPSSASDLKIKSSASFSNHSKNENLPREHGVCQRSRTDQDLKSIYKVPETMDALGESECEFNDGVDDKELEASADIHVLLSSSVHVKVRLNHYQYLVLLRMKEVLQTLQEQLTQDTQEVTGCPLDPMSASVGVMFHSAEVALLMNPTPGSCLEPKSLDSDTTSLIESELSPSDSKEGLAAEEKELAAEEKEQKSETGSEKGMCNSTGVPEDNEAENTGARATNVPLERLPKSASDGALSTAPPSKSVEEKGLIEEAVEALVAEGAEEPGSHPQSPAPLPVSPTSTSAGPPGGGNPSLNGQAELLPLKNLEVELSSALHITKDATKEALHVTMDLTKEAMSITKDALSLSREKMTSTVQKMLSLPPAKDSVPKAEEGAVTPGGGSSRMRFFSMKRTASQHSFDTTSVDGSGPEDGLSVDSDGSDGFVMLTDSEPSLDPLPSGHLLQLHSNAGSRANLVAEDESGASPEINSSASQSEEPSLQLVSVLLLKMNEVNCAIEARGDDLSVALQVMNVVPEQLNNVGMWQYLRGCVGDAEVEQPSAPEAAQTQPQVCLRLAAGPHAAVHSPLAVQNGFLQMLLRSYAAEFFMSFLTNLGPFLEDEIIPEVIPMEIEVVDAKITLKDDSPQIYPTSPGPVPVTLAIDHVLVKRGDDGVFYLTAPQGEDSPKLDKPVSVLQGHKAPARCVLAAPAGGMHGLQLKEVPELQRELQNMKIALAEANMDKARLLQEIRKYNPLFEL; encoded by the exons ATGTTTATTGTTGTCAATTCCATCACTATCAAGATTCACTCCAAGGCctttcatgcttcttttgagCTGTGGCAGCTTCAAGGCTACAGCGTCAACCCCAACTGGCAGCAGAGCGACCTGCGGCTCACCCGCATCACCGATCCACAGAGAGGGGAG GTTTTGACATTCAAAGAACTCACCTGGCAGACGCTCCGCATTGAAGCAGATGCAACCGACAACGGTGATCAGGACCCTGTTACTACTCCTCTGAGACTCATTACGAACCAGGGGAGGATACAGATCTCTCTCAAGAGACGG aCCAAAGATTGCAATGTGATGGCATCAAAGCTGATGTTTCTCCTTGACGACCTTCTCTGGGTGCTGACAGACTCTCAGCTGAAAGCAATGATGAAATATGCAGAGTCTCTGAGTGAAGCCATGGAGAAGTCTGCTCAGCAGAGGAAGAGCTTGGCACCAGACTCTGTGCAG ATCACACCACCAGCTCCCAGTACCCAGCAGTCCTGGTCTCAACCATTTGGAGTCAGCCCGAACGCAACCAGCATTGGTCAGTACTTTGAGAAACACGACATGAAGGAGTCGTCCTACCACCTCCTCATCTCACGCCTGGATCTGCACATTTGTGACGACAGCCACACTCGAGAGTCAG GCACTTTGAAGCATGGGATGCTGGGAGGTGCCATGCAGCTGACCTTCAGGAGGATGGCTTTTGACTATTATCCCTTCCATAGGGCTG GAGATGCCTGCAAGCACTGGGTGAGGTACAGTGAGGCAATGGAGACGCGGGGACAATGGGCAAAAAGGTTGGTCAGTGAATTTCAGAGCAAGGTGGAGAAGCATTACGAAGAAATGGATGCTGCCTTTGCCAAGACTACACTTTCTCccttcaaaaagaaagcag ATACGTCCTTGAGTCCTCACAAGAGCCCCCTGGAGAAGGGCCGTGGAGCTCCCTGCACTCTGCCCCAACTCCGGCACCCTCCCTGGCACCGCCTGCgctccagctgtgtgctgctgcgTGTGGACGACTTGGACGTTCACCAG GTTTCCACAGCTGGCCAGCACAGTAAGAAACCTTCCACCCTGCTTTCGTGTAGCAGAAAATTCCTCAACCTGCCTGATCAGGTCTCTGCAATCCACATTGAATTCACAGAGTATTACTTCCCAGACAATCAGGACTTTCCAG TTCCTTGCCCAAACCTGTATGTACAGCTGAATGGTCTGACGCTGACCCTGGACACAGCAAGCATGCTCTGGATAAACCTCTTCTGTCTGGATCTTTATCGCAGCCTGGAGCAGTTCAAAGCGATCTACAAGCTGGAGGACTCAGGCAAATGTGATGAGCATGTTGACGTTCGACTGGATGGCTTCCAGCTGAAG CTCAGCATCCCTGTGGAGAAGAAAGTCGCTGCCCATCAGGATCGCCCGCAGGCGCTGTGCATCCACACGTCGGAGATGACGGCCACCAACACCCGCCATGctcccttctgcagctgccaggacCTCCAGAGCCTCTTCCGTAAATTTGCTGGTTCCGAATTCTTCCACTCCAGCTACACCCAGTTCCCACGATCCCAGGACAATTTTAACCTCCTCCATACCCTTTTCTTGCGCCATGCCTACGAGGTGGATGCTGGACCTCAGAAGCATTCAGGTTTTCCTCAGCCACTGCGCAAAACCTCTGCCTCTGAAGATCTGTGGTCTGTGAATTTCACTGAGCTCTGCCTGGACTTCGAGGGTGCTGAGAGCTCAAAGGGCAGAGCCCTTAGCTTTATTGAGCCGTTTCCCCTTTCCGTTTGGGCCTGTCTTCCCAAGAGATGGGGGCAAGCTCAGATATCTAAACGACAGccatcatctgcctctgatTTGAAAATCAAGTCTTCTGCCAGCTTTAGCAATCACTCCAAGAACGAGAACCTTCCCAGAGAGCATGGAGTTTGTCAAAGATCAAGAACTGACCAGGATCTGAAGAGCATCTACAAGGTCCCAGAGACGATGGATGCCTTGGGAGAATCTGAGTGTGAATTTAATGATGGAGTAGATGACAAAGAGCTGGAAGCCTCTGCTGATATCCACGTGCTTTTGTCCTCCTCTGTTCATGTCAAAGTTCGTCTCAACCACTACCAGTACCTGGTGCTGCTCAGGATGAAAGAAGTTCTGCAAACACTACAGGAGCAGCTGACCCAAGATACCCAGGAGGTGACTGGGTGTCCTTTAGATCCCATGTCTGCTTCGGTAGGAGTTATGTTCCACAGTGCTGAAGTGGCCCTGCTCATGAACCCGACACCAGGCTCCTGCTTGGAGCCCAAATCCCTCGACTCAGATACAACAAGCCTGATAGAGTCGGAGCTCTCACCTTCAGACAGCAAGGAGGGATTGGCAGCTGAAGAGAAGGAGCTGGCAGCTgaggagaaggagcagaaatCCGAGACCGGTTCAGAAAAGGGGATGTGCAATAGCACAGGGGTCCCAGAGGACAATGAGGCTGAAAATACAGGCGCCAGAGCAACCAATGTGCCACTGGAGAGGCTTCCAAAATCTGCAAGcgatggagctctgagcacagccccaCCAAGTAAGAGTGTGGAGGAGAAAGGTCTGATAGAGGAAGCTGTGGAAGCCCTGGttgcagaaggagcagaagagCCTGGCAGCCATCCTCAGAGCCCTGCTCCCCTCCCTGTTAGCCCAACCTCAACCAGTGCCGGCCCCCCGGGAGGAGGAAATCCCTCTCTCAATGGCCAGGCAGAGCTTCTCCCTTTGAAGAACCTGGAGGTGGAGCTGTCTAGTGCACTGCACATCACAAAGGATGCCACCAAGGAAGCTCTGCATGTTACCATGGACCTCACCAAAGAAGCTATGTCTATAACAAAAGATGCTCTGAGCTTGAGCCGGGAGAAGATGACCTCTACTGTGCAGAAAATGCTCTCTCTCCCCCCAGCCAA GGATTCTGTGCCCAAAGCAGAAGAGGGGGCCGTGACTCCAGGGGGTGGCAGCAGCCGGATGCGTTTCTTCTCCATGAAGAGGACAGCATCCCAACATTCCTTTGACACCACGTCTGTGGATGGGAGTGGTCCTGAGGATGGGCTGTCAGTGGACAGCGATGGCAGCGATGGCTTTGTAATGCTCACAGACTCTG AGCCCAGCCTGGACCCTCTTCCTTCAGGGCAtcttctccagctgcacagcaatgcaggcagcagagcaaacCTGGTGGCAGAGGACGAGAGCGGAGCTTCTCCTGAAATAAACAGCTCAGCTTCCCAGAGCGAGgagcccagcctgcagctg GTGTCTGTCCTTCTACTGAAGATGAACGAAGTGAACTGTGCCATAGAGGCACGAGGTGATGATTTGTCTGTTGCTTTACAAGTCATGAACGTGGTTCCAGAGCAGCTGAACAATGTTGGGATGTGGCAATACCTGCGTGGCTGTGTGG GAGATGCAGAGGTGGAGCAGCCTTCAGCCCCTGAAGCTGCTCAGACCCAGCCACAAGTGTGCTTGCGCCTCGCAGCAGGGCCTCACGCTGCTGTGCATTCCCCGCTCGCTGTTCAGAACGGCTTCCTTCAGATGCTGCTCCGCAGTTACGCAGCAGAGTTCTTCATGTCCTTCCTTACCAACCTCGGCCCCTTCCTTGAGGATGAAATCATCCCGGAGGTGATCCCCATGGAGATTGAAGTCGTGGATGCCAAAATCACGTTGAAG GATGACAGCCCCCAGATATACCCCACCTCCCCTGGCCCTGTTCCTGTCACCTTGGCAATAGATCACGTCCTCGTGAAGCGCGGAGATGATGGAGTTTTCTACCTAACAG ctccaCAAGGGGAGGACTCACCGAAACTGGACAAACCTGTGTCAGTTCTTCAGGGCCACAAGGCCCCAGCACGGTGTGTGTtggcagcaccagcaggagGGATGCATGGACTGCAG TTAAAGGAAGTGCCAGAGTTGCAAAGAGAGCTTCAGAACATGAAAATAGCCCTTGCAGAAGCCAACATGGACAAGGCTCGCCTTCTGCAGGAAATTAGGAAATACAATCCCCTCTTTGAGCTCTGA